A genomic stretch from Lathyrus oleraceus cultivar Zhongwan6 chromosome 2, CAAS_Psat_ZW6_1.0, whole genome shotgun sequence includes:
- the LOC127120031 gene encoding phosphoserine aminotransferase 2, chloroplastic, with protein MSISMATSPHTRLLHNTNIFNHPTKNNTNLLSFSFKPISIKCATHPQQDRVFNFAAGPATLPENVLLKAQSELYNWNGSGMSVMEMSHRGKEFLSIIQKAESDLRTLLQIPSEYSVLFLQGGATTQFAALPLNLCTPQDTVDYIVTGSWGDKAVKEAQKYCNPKVIWSGKSEKYTKIPSFDDFQQNPDARYLHICANETIHGVEFKDNNYPNAKNATGILVADMSSNFCSKPVEVSKFGVIYAGAQKNVGPSGVTIVIIRKDLIGNAQSFTPVMLDYKIHDENNSLYNTPPCYGIYMCGLVFEDLLQQGGLKEVEKNNKKKAQILFDAIDESGGFYRCPVEKSVRSLMNVPFTLEKQELEGEFIKEAAKEKMVQLKGHRSVGGMRASIYNAMPLAGVEKLVAFMKDFQAKHMLR; from the coding sequence ATGAGTATATCAATGGCAACTTCTCCTCACACTCGTCTCCTCCATAACACCAACATTTTCAACCACCCCACCAAAAACAATACCAACCTTCTCTCATTCTCCTTCAAACCCATCTCAATCAAATGCGCCACCCACCCCCAACAAGATCGCGTCTTCAACTTCGCCGCCGGTCCCGCCACCTTACCAGAAAACGTCCTCCTCAAAGCCCAATCAGAGCTCTATAACTGGAACGGATCCGGCATGAGCGTCATGGAAATGAGCCACAGAGGCAAAGAGTTTCTCTCCATAATCCAAAAAGCTGAATCAGATCTACGTACCCTTTTGCAGATCCCATCTGAATACTCCGTTTTGTTCCTCCAAGGTGGCGCCACCACCCAATTCGCCGCCTTGCCTTTAAACCTCTGCACCCCACAGGACACCGTCGATTACATCGTTACCGGTTCCTGGGGTGATAAAGCAGTTAAGGAAGCACAAAAGTATTGTAATCCGAAAGTAATCTGGTCTGGGAAATCTGAAAAGTATACAAAGATTCCATCTTTTGATGATTTTCAACAAAACCCAGATGCTAGATATTTGCATATATGCGCAAATGAAACTATTCATGGAGTTGAATTTAAGGATAATAATTACCCGAACGCTAAAAATGCTACCGGGATTTTGGTTGCTGATATGTCTTCCAATTTCTGTTCAAAGCCTGTTGAGGTCTCTAAATTTGGAGTTATTTATGCTGGCGCTCAGAAAAATGTAGGACCCTCTGGTGTAACAATTGTGATCATAAGGAAAGATTTGATTGGGAATGCTCAAAGTTTTACTCCTGTGATGCTTGATTATAAGATACATGATGAAAACAATTCACTCTATAATACTCCTCCTTGTTATGGTATATACATGTGTGGTTTAGTTTTTGAGGATCTTTTGCAACAAGGTGGTTTGAAGGAGGTTGAGAAGAATAACAAGAAGAAAGCTCAGATTCTGTTTGATGCTATTGATGAGAGTGGTGGCTTTTATAGGTGTCCTGTGGAGAAATCTGTGAGGTCATTGATGAATGTGCCTTTTACTTTGGAGAAACAGGAATTGGAGGGTGAGTTTATTAAGGAAGCTGCTAAGGAAAAGATGGTTCAGCTTAAGGGACATAGATCTGTTGGTGGTATGAGAGCTTCTATATATAATGCTATGCCTTTGGCTGGAGTTGAGAAGTTGGTTGCTTTCATGAAAGATTTTCAGGCCAAGCATATGCTTAGATGA